The Mytilus trossulus isolate FHL-02 chromosome 3, PNRI_Mtr1.1.1.hap1, whole genome shotgun sequence genome contains a region encoding:
- the LOC134710813 gene encoding putative deoxyribonuclease TATDN2 → MAAVCQLARWEVPRTFTLSPINSPAVLMHWRAQVELMALLQEHQRQAFLGKVNLSSSEPSQASSSSEQGSPPAKAGVLSRLGAPVCTQGTPRPMGQVGAFSSTGPSPRSIPSLMSLPTRPVPSLMSLPRPGPSRSLPSLGSRGSSSSVGAQGSKYPGNPSGSRGVESQLCRDLPEAFDSHMHLDRSLTKMGLPSRTSLGDFLRVRLDPVPVDPVKLAGGVAVFCDPKTWPSVPLRLEPGWVGAVGIHPKSAGQFEDAAQHQFHQLVSHPSVSALGEVGVDFTVEEKLHARQISTLRWALQSCRFDQPVVLHIRGGRLDRVHARAHREVLEVLKSVVVNPLQLIHLHCFQGGIAQVREWQDSYRNAFFGFGMGVRSFNSEQKEALRSVPPYRILLESDAPYFPPPNARHGHPHYLYEMAKVVGTVRADSPREIVRVAHLNGSRLYGVNP, encoded by the coding sequence ATGGCAGCAGTGTGCCAATTGGCGCGGTGGGAGGTTCCGCGAACCTTCACGCTGTCGCCAATAAACTCACCTGCAGTCCTTATGCATTGGAGGGCGCAGGTGGAGTTGATGGCTCTACTACAGGAACATCAGCGTCAGGCCTTTCTGGGGAAGGTTAACCTCAGCTCCAGTGAGCCGTCCCAGGCGAGCTCCTCTAGTGAGCAGGGGAGTCCACCAGCCAAGGCAGGAGTTTTAAGCAGGCTGGGGGCTCCGGTTTGCACACAGGGGACTCCCAGGCCCATGGGGCAGGTTGGGGCGTTTAGTTCCACGGGGCCCTCTCCCAGGTCCATTCCCTCCCTCATGTCCCTCCCCACCCGGCCTGTACCCTCCCTCATGTCTCTTCCACGTCCTGGTCCCAGCAGGTCACTTCCGAGTCTAGGGTCAAGAGGCTCATCCTCATCTGTGGGGGCACAGGGATCAAAGTACCCGGGGAATCCCTCAGGGAGTAGGGGAGTGGAGTCTCAATTGTGCAGGGATCTTCCGGAGGCTTTTGACAGCCATATGCATCTGGATAGGTCCCTGACCAAGATGGGGCTGCCTTCTCGGACATCTCTGGGTGATTTCCTAAGGGTGCGGTTGGACCCTGTCCCTGTGGATCCAGTCAAGCTGGCTGGAGGGGTTGCAGTTTTCTGTGACCCGAAGACTTGGCCCAGTGTGCCTTTGAGGCTGGAGCCAGGGTGGGTTGGAGCAGTGGGAATCCACCCAAAGAGTGCTGGGCAGTTTGAGGACGCCGCTCAGCACCAGTTCCACCAACTGGTGTCTCACCCGAGTGTGTCCGCCCTTGGAGAGGTGGGAGTGGATTTCACTGTGGAGGAAAAACTACACGCCCGGCAGATATCGACCTTGCGATGGGCACTCCAGTCCTGCCGCTTTGACCAGCCTGTGGTCCTGCACATTAGGGGTGGCAGACTGGATAGGGTTCACGCCCGAGCCCATCGCGAGGTCTTAGAGGTTCTGAAGAGTGTGGTTGTTAATCCGCTACAGCTGATTCATCTCCACTGTTTCCAGGGGGGGATTGCTCAGGTGCGGGAGTGGCAGGACTCATACCGCAATGCTTTCTTCGGGTTTGGTATGGGTGTCAGGTCCTTTAACTCTGAGCAGAAGGAGGCCTTGAGGTCGGTGCCCCCATACAGGATTCTCTTGGAGAGTGATGCCCCTTACTTCCCCCCACCGAATGCACGGCATGGCCACCCTCATTACCTTTATGAGATGGCAAAGGTGGTGGGGACAGTGAGGGCAGACTCACCGAGGGAAATTGTACGGGTGGCCCACCTCAATGGTAGCCGTCTGTACGGAGTTAACCCGTAG